The genomic window CTTGCAGGCGTCCTAAGCAAACACTGCCGCAACTTGTTAACTCGATCATGCGTGATGTCCGCGTCACGACCCTTCATTGCCGCGGAATCCCTCAACAGGACTCACGTTGCTAGCGATCCAGGCTGGAAATAAACCTGCCACCACGGCGATCACCAAACTAACGACGCCGACGACGGCATAAACCCACCATTCATACGACACAGGCAAGCGTGCCAACAAATAGAGATCAGGCAAATCGACAAACTGGTAGCGCTCCAAGATGGCGCTAATAGCCATGGCCAGTACCATGCCTATGAGGCCACCAATGATGCCGATGTAGACGCCCTGCTTGATAAACAGCGTCAACACTTGGCGATTGGT from Deltaproteobacteria bacterium includes these protein-coding regions:
- a CDS encoding FtsX-like permease family protein, giving the protein TNRQVLTLFIKQGVYIGIIGGLIGMVLAMAISAILERYQFVDLPDLYLLARLPVSYEWWVYAVVGVVSLVIAVVAGLFPAWIASNVSPVEGFRGNEGS